Proteins found in one Terribacillus sp. DMT04 genomic segment:
- a CDS encoding A24 family peptidase, producing the protein MSIFLMSYFIIFGLVLGSFYNVVGMRVPEKKMFQSERSYCPNCKQQIKAYDLIPVISYILLGGKCRSCKQKISPLYPFTELATGLLFGYSYYVIGLEWELITAFVLVSMAAILFVTDMKFMLIPNKILLFFLPLFIILRVFTPLDPWWDSIIGAVVAFVLLFLVILFSRGGMGGGDLKLFVVLGVVLGWKGVLLTFFLSSVIGAVISLVLLSTKVLKRKQAIPFGPYILLGALITYFHGEAMISWYINSFF; encoded by the coding sequence ATGTCAATATTTTTGATGAGTTATTTTATTATATTTGGTTTAGTACTTGGTTCCTTCTACAATGTAGTCGGCATGCGCGTACCAGAAAAAAAGATGTTCCAATCCGAACGCTCTTATTGCCCTAATTGTAAGCAGCAGATTAAAGCGTACGATCTAATACCTGTAATCTCCTACATACTCCTTGGCGGAAAATGCCGCAGCTGCAAACAAAAAATTTCCCCACTCTATCCCTTCACGGAACTAGCAACAGGCTTATTATTCGGCTATAGCTATTATGTAATCGGACTGGAATGGGAGCTGATTACTGCATTTGTTTTGGTATCTATGGCTGCGATTCTGTTCGTTACGGATATGAAATTTATGCTGATTCCAAATAAGATATTGCTGTTCTTTCTTCCTCTATTCATTATTCTCCGCGTCTTCACCCCATTAGATCCTTGGTGGGATTCTATCATTGGAGCTGTTGTGGCTTTTGTGCTGCTTTTCCTTGTCATTTTATTCAGTCGAGGCGGAATGGGCGGCGGGGATTTGAAACTGTTTGTCGTACTGGGAGTCGTGCTTGGCTGGAAGGGTGTTTTACTTACATTCTTTTTATCCTCTGTAATTGGAGCTGTAATTAGTTTGGTACTCCTTTCAACGAAGGTGCTGAAAAGGAAGCAGGCAATTCCCTTTGGTCCGTATATTTTGCTGGGTGCACTAATTACTTACTTCCATGGGGAAGCAATGATTAGCTGGTACATTAATTCATTCTTTTAA
- the pilM gene encoding type IV pilus biogenesis protein PilM, whose amino-acid sequence MFKKQSKQVYIIIQENVLRYAAGEPAGFRNGNTYGSLELPAGTIRNGKLESAEQFVKVVRKVVEENNWRGRDLICTMPDQAVTLRQHQVPKQLKREEIKPFLYTELQHTIQLPFEDPVLDFELLSEGEEEHTILLVAYPGKRVDTFQQAFKEAGLQPIAADLASLSLYRLYAKQYEETAADHLLLLQWNHSGLILTAFHQDMPLFIRQSQSSFGNLQDHMEQDLFYTEETDRAYAYLQEQLTEIERFMDFYRYSVMNGESGITKLLISGDYEQLSEVTDELRQRLQIETVTFERKVMEELPLAYADVLGLSMKGEK is encoded by the coding sequence ATGTTTAAAAAGCAAAGCAAACAAGTGTACATCATCATTCAAGAAAACGTTTTGCGTTATGCTGCAGGAGAGCCTGCAGGATTTCGCAATGGCAATACATATGGCAGTTTGGAATTGCCGGCTGGAACCATCCGAAACGGAAAATTGGAATCTGCAGAACAATTCGTAAAGGTTGTCCGAAAAGTAGTGGAAGAAAACAACTGGCGCGGACGCGATCTTATATGTACAATGCCTGACCAAGCGGTAACGCTGCGGCAGCATCAAGTGCCGAAGCAATTGAAACGGGAGGAAATCAAACCGTTTCTGTATACCGAATTACAGCATACAATTCAGCTGCCTTTTGAGGATCCGGTTTTGGATTTTGAATTGCTGTCGGAAGGGGAAGAGGAACATACCATTCTGTTAGTCGCTTATCCGGGCAAGCGTGTTGATACGTTTCAGCAAGCATTTAAAGAAGCGGGGCTTCAGCCCATAGCAGCAGATTTAGCATCCTTATCTCTTTACCGTCTATACGCAAAACAGTACGAGGAAACGGCAGCTGATCATTTGCTTTTATTGCAATGGAATCACAGTGGTCTTATTTTAACAGCCTTTCATCAAGACATGCCTTTGTTTATCCGACAGTCACAATCCAGTTTCGGTAATTTGCAAGACCATATGGAACAAGACTTGTTTTATACAGAAGAAACAGACCGGGCATACGCTTATTTACAAGAACAGCTCACCGAGATCGAGCGATTTATGGATTTCTACCGTTATTCCGTAATGAACGGGGAATCTGGTATAACAAAGCTGCTTATTTCCGGAGATTATGAGCAGCTGAGTGAAGTAACGGATGAACTTAGACAGCGCCTGCAAATCGAAACCGTAACATTCGAGCGGAAGGTTATGGAGGAATTGCCTCTTGCCTATGCTGATGTGCTTGGTTTGTCGATGAAAGGGGAGAAATAG
- a CDS encoding type II secretion system protein: MKKFLKKKMKSEKGFTLVELLAVIVILGILAAIAIPVISGLIGDSREDAHNATAQQMIEAARLASVKDGGDDTASYTLDALIKEGYLSAPQNPEDGKSYDKATSKVTLENGQYKAEVYEFGKDDEPVGTAGAEANEKADTHS, encoded by the coding sequence ATGAAAAAGTTTTTGAAAAAGAAAATGAAGTCCGAAAAAGGTTTTACGCTTGTTGAGCTGCTTGCAGTTATTGTGATTTTAGGAATCTTAGCTGCCATCGCTATTCCTGTCATTTCAGGTTTAATTGGTGATAGTAGAGAAGATGCGCATAATGCTACAGCCCAGCAAATGATTGAAGCAGCACGATTAGCTTCTGTGAAAGATGGAGGGGACGACACAGCTTCCTATACATTAGATGCTTTGATTAAAGAAGGATATCTAAGTGCTCCGCAAAATCCAGAAGATGGTAAATCCTATGACAAAGCAACAAGTAAAGTTACACTAGAAAATGGTCAATATAAAGCAGAAGTTTACGAGTTTGGAAAAGATGATGAACCTGTAGGTACAGCAGGCGCTGAAGCTAACGAAAAAGCTGATACTCACTCATAA